The Cyclopterus lumpus isolate fCycLum1 chromosome 6, fCycLum1.pri, whole genome shotgun sequence genome contains a region encoding:
- the adck2 gene encoding uncharacterized aarF domain-containing protein kinase 2, which translates to MAIVGARAVLFNLRCAIQRAGSFTRSSLVQSSRPCFVRRGRILTQIPKVTLLCWGAVNASSWAAICQEATLPRQTADKKSVAKVQVHKVVFLLRLSLRALVLLLKFGPLLLLSPLALVSTRWASLWLDALLWVTETSGPTFIKLGQWASTRRDIFSLEFCERFSTLHVRVRPHTWAHTKQCLRRAFGEGWREVLMFESKEPVGSGCVAQVYRGWAKADQVEDPAFQSLVEEMEKEDLLEAWEIPGLGGVARSLWHLWRGSKEEEDFGARSHKQGMSSAEKEHLIPVAIKVIHPGIRKQVEIDILLMKAGSWLLQCLPGLKWLSLCEVVEEFEKLMIKQIDLRFEARNIERFQENFRNVDYVKFPTTLRPFVTRTVLVETFEESVPVSDFLNPEIPLEVKQKIARMGMETMLKMIFVDNFVHGDLHPGNILVHCWGPLSGSSDGAGISGEAPGKTTLTDLWDTVVVSFRPDRCPLQLVLLDAGIVTQLSDYDLANLKAVFTAVVLHQGERVAELLLNHARANECRDVPQFKKEMSQLVDHALGNTLALGKFQVGELLSRVFGLLIKHKVKLESNFASIVFAIMVLEGLGRSLDPHLDILDLVKPLLLKNSASLL; encoded by the exons ATGGCCATCGTAGGAGCCAGAGCGGTCCTCTTCAACCTGAGGTGCGCCATCCAGAGAGCGGGCTCCTTTACCAGAAGCAGTCTCGTGCAGAGCTCCAGGCCATGTTTCGTTAGAAGAGGGCGGATTTTGACCCAGATCCCTAAGGTCACGCTGCTGTGTTGGGGTGCAGTCAATGCATCGTCCTGGGCTGCCATATGTCAGGAAGCAACTCTCCCACGCCAGACCGCGGACAAGAAGTCTGTCGCCAAAGTCCAAGTGCACAAAGTTGTGTTCCTCCTCCGCCTCAGCCTTCGTGCATTGGTGCTGCTCCTCAAGTTCGGCCCCCTGCTCCTGCTGTCCCCCCTGGCCCTGGTGTCCACGCGCTGGGCGTCCCTCTGGCTGGATGCCCTGCTGTGGGTGACTGAAACATCTGGTCCCACTTTCATCAAGCTGGGTCAGTGGGCCAGCACCAGGCGGGACATCTTCTCTCTGGAGTTCTGCGAGCGCTTCTCCACCCTCCATGTGAGGGTGCGCCCGCACACCTGGGCCCACACCAAGCAGTGTCTCCGGAGGGCTTTCGGGGAAGGCTGGAGGGAGGTTTTGATGTTTGAAAGCAAAGAGCCAGTGGGTTCGGGGTGCGTGGCACAGGTGTACAGAGGCTGGGCGAAGGCGGACCAGGTGGAGGACCCGGCCTTCCAGTctctggtggaggagatggagaaagaagaCTTGCTGGAAGCCTGGGAGATCCCTGGGCTGGGAGGGGTGGCCAGGTCCCTCTGGCACCTCTGGAGGGGgagtaaggaggaggaggactttgGGGCGAGAAGTCACAAACAAGGGATGAGCAGCGCAGAGAAGGAGCATCTGATACCTGTGGCTATCAAG GTGATTCATCCAGGCATCAGGAAGCAGGTGGAAATCGACATACTGCTGATGAAAGCAGGGAGCTGGCTCTTGCAATGCCTTCCCGGACTCAAGTGGCTCAGTCTGTGCGAGGTAGTGGAGGAGTTTGAGAAGCTCATGATCAAACAG ATTGATCTCCGTTTCGAGGCCAGGAACATCGAGCGTTTCCAGGAAAATTTCCGCAATGTGGATTATGTCAAGTTCCCAACCACTTTACGACCATTTGTCACCAGGACCGTTTTAGTGGAAACTTTTGAG GAGAGTGTGCCCGTATCCGACTTCCTGAACCCCGAGATTCCTCTGGAGGTGAAGCAAAAAATAGCCCGAATGGGGATGGAGACCATGCTGAAGATG ATTTTTGTGGACAACTTTGTCCACGGAGATCTCCATCCCGGGAACATTCTGGTCCACTGTTGGGGACCTCTTTCTGGCTCCTCTGACGGTGCTGGTATATCGGGGGAGGCCCCCGGTAAGACCACCCTCACCGACCTGTGGGACACGGTGGTGGTCAGCTTCAGGCCAGACAGGTGTCCTCTCCAGTTGGTGCTGTTGGACGCCGGCATCGTGACCCAGCTCAGCGACTACGACCTCGCGAACCTCAAGGCTGTGTTCACAGCTGTGGTGCTGCATCAG GGTGAGCGAGTGGCGGAGTTGCTCCTGAACCACGCTCGGGCCAACGAGTGCCGCGACGTGCCGCAGTTCAAGAAGGAGATGTCCCAGCTGGTGGACCACGCGCTCGGCAACACCCTCGCTCTGGGAAAG tTCCAAGTGGGTGAATTGCTCTCCAGAGTCTTTGGTCTACTCATCAAACACAAG GTGAAGCTGGAGAGTAATTTTGCCTCCATTGTGTTTGCCATCATGGTGCTGGAAGGTCTCGGCAGGTCACTGGATCCTCACCTGgacatcctggatttggtcAAACCCCTGTTGCTAAAGAACAGCGCTTCACTGCTCTGA
- the srpk2 gene encoding SRSF protein kinase 3 isoform X8 gives MAMLGHTVRESDPGDPNKDMVVQLIDDFKISGVNGIHVCMVFEVLGHHLLKWIIKSNYQGLPLPCVKSIIKQVLQGLDYLHTKCKIIHTDIKPENILMCVDDAFVRRMAMEATEWQKAGAPPPSGSAVSTAPQLKPASTTDVGKISKNKKKKLKKKQKRQAELLERRMLEIEALEREAEKKEESAKDGGEKGENDSNQSSPPPPPPPPHLGPSMALGESDEDDDDDEDGEDEEEEGGDRDRERDRERERERERERERPRPVRLTNHTCAAPPQEQSEAPHILDDDPDEEEEEEEEEEEEEEVPTPTAENDGPIPPTTDEGNVDPTQAEVEKKDEGDEKEEQREEEGLKGVEDKNEAEAEEKVEEEEEEEEEEEEEDEEEKEEEEKDIVREENETEEPKSESKTKEEAVVEKEESKEQEGEDEEDEDEEDEDEEDEDEEDEDDDTTTELLTDTTSLLKPQNNKSNSAKTNGHISLGSEGLKPKPGNPPPPSPTPEVLLCPLVESELSYTDRDHSLSSGYEMYNGDLAEPVLTNGGSDRHRAIMPLFPDLPLDPLPGNPISVGLADIGAGPSPNSPAADRSRTVSSSSTGDTPKVRARAADLLINPLDPRNAESIRVKIADLGNACWVHKHFTEDIQTRQYRSIEVLIGAGYSNPADIWSTACMAFELATGDYLFEPHSGEDYSRDEDHIALITELLGKVPRKVFAAGKYSREFFSKKGELRHITKLKPWSLFDVLVEKYGWAHEDAGHFTHFLLPMLEMVPEKRASAGECLNHPWLNS, from the exons gtgagagagagcgaCCCCGGCGACCCCAACAAGGACATGGTGGTTCAGCTGATAGATGATTTCAAGATCTCTGGAGTCAACGGCATAC ATGTGTGTATGGTGTTTGAAGTGCTGGGTCACCACCTGCTGAAGTGGATTATTAAATCCAACTACCAAGGTCTGCCGCTGCCATGTGTCAAGAGCATTATCAAACAA GTCCTGCAGGGTCTGGACTACCTCCACACTAAATGTAAAATCATCCACACGGACATCAAGCCAGAGAACATCCTGATGTGTGTCGATGACGCCTTCGTTAGGCGCATGGCCATGGAGGCGACCGAATGGCAGAAAGCTGGAGCCCCCCCACCGTCTGGCTCAGCAG TTAGCACAGCCCCCCAGCTGAAACCGGCGAGTACAACAGAT GTGGGGAAGATCtccaagaacaagaagaagaagctgaagaagaaacagaagcgGCAGGCAGAGCTGCTGGAGAGGCGGATGCTGGAGATCGAAGCCCTGGAGAGGGAGgcggagaagaaggaggagagtgcCAAAGAcgggggagagaaaggggaaaatGACAGCAACCAGTCTTcacccccgccgccgccgccgccacctcATCTGGGCCCCAGCATGGCTCTGGGAGAGagcgacgaggacgacgacgatgacgaggatggggaagatgaggaggaggagggaggagacagggatagagagagggatagagagagggagagggagagggagagagagcgagagaggccCAGGCCCGTCAGGTTGACGAATCATACAT GCGCGGCGCCTCCCCAGGAGCAGAGCGAGGCACCCCACATCTTGGATGATGACcccgatgaggaggaggaggaggaggaggaggaagaggaggaggaggaggtgcctACGCCTACCGCTGAAAACGATGGTCCCATTCCTCCCACCACAGATGAAGGAAATGTAGATCCAACACAAGCAGAGGTAGAGAAAAAGGACGAGggggatgagaaggaggagcagcgtGAGGAGGAGGGATTAAAAGGTGTAGAGGATAAGAATGAAGCAGAGGcggaggagaaggtagaggaggaggaggaggaagaagaggaagaagaagaagaggacgaggaagaaaaagaggaggaggagaaagacattGTAAGAGAGGAGAATGAGACAGAGGAGCCAAAGAGTGAGAGCAAAACAAAGGAGGAGGCAGTGGTAGAGAAAGAGGAGTCaaaggagcaggagggggaggacgaggaggacgaggatgaggaggatgaggacgaggaggacgaggatgaggaagacgaggacgacgacaCAACCACGGAGCTCCTCACGGACACCACCTCCCTGCTCAAACCCCAGAACAACAAAAGCAATTCGGCCAAAACCAACGGTCACATTTCGTTGGGATCTGAGGGACTGAAACCGAAGCCTGGCAATCCTCCGCCTCCCTCGCCCACCCCCGAGGTTCTCctctgccccctggtggagTCCGAGCTCAGCTACACGGACAGAGACCACTCTCTCAGCTCCGGCTATGAGATGTACAACGGCGACCTGGCTGAGCCCGTGCTGACCAACGGTGGCAGTGACCGCCATAGGGCCATCATGCCTCTCTTCCCAGACTTGCCCCTGGATCCTTTGCCGGGAAACCCCATTTCTGTTGGATTGGCAGACATTGGAGCAGGCCCGTCACCCAACAGCCCGGCCGCTGACCGCAGTCGCACTGTGTCGTCCTCGAGCACGGGAGACACACCCAAAG TCAGGGCCAGAGCGGCAGATCTCCTGATCAACCCACTCGACCCGCGCAACGCCGAGTCTATTCGAGTTAAAATCGCTGATCTTGGAAATGCCTGCTGGGTG CACAAGCACTTTACAGAGGACATCCAGACGAGACAGTACCGTTCCATTGAAGTCCTGATAGGAGCTGGTTACAGCAACCCTGCAGACATCTGGAGTACTGCCTGCATG GCTTTTGAGCTGGCGACTGGAGATTACTTGTTTGAGCCCCACTCTGGAGAGGACTACTCCCGTGATGAGG ACCACATCGCTCTGATCACGGAGCTCCTTGGGAAGGTCCCACGCAAAGTGTTCGCTGCCGGGAAGTACAGCCGAGAGTTTTTCTCCAAGAAAG GTGAGCTTCGGCACATCACCAAGCTGAAGCCGTGGTCGCTGTTTGACGTGCTGGTGGAGAAGTACGGCTGGGCGCACGAAGACGCCGGCCACTTCACGCACTTCCTTCTGCCCATGCTGGAGATGGTGCCCGAGAAGAGGGCCTCGGCGGGCGAATGCCTCAACCACCCTTGGCTCAACTCGTAG